In Dunckerocampus dactyliophorus isolate RoL2022-P2 chromosome 14, RoL_Ddac_1.1, whole genome shotgun sequence, one DNA window encodes the following:
- the b3gnt2b gene encoding N-acetyllactosaminide beta-1,3-N-acetylglucosaminyltransferase 2: MAVLRMRLKVVVMVMMVNLFIFILVSRHGSRDKNDRLKVIVSKSFWNKMVPSAAYWNRQQQVLDFWNNPILSNHSQGGLPDWLNGTQVDLDPCRPNFRVSTQVKDYNSLPERFKDFLLYMRCRSYPILVDQPDICKKPPFLLLAVKSLALHFDRRQAIRQSWGRAGVVGNRTVVTVFLLGQATAGDDYPDVSEMLSYESARHRDILQWDYRDSFFNLTIKEVLFLDWIQTRCPDASFIFKGDDDVFVNTYSMLSFLDHLSEPKATDLFVGDVITNAGPHRDKKVKYFIPESMYTGSYPPYAGGGGYLYSRSVAARLHAASHRVALYPIDDVYTGMCLLKVGLAPEKHKGFRTFNIEEKYRNNPCAYKSLMLVHPRTPQEMMRIWSWLSQPDLSCQ; encoded by the coding sequence aTGGCGGTGCTGCGGATGAGGCTGAAGGTtgtggtgatggtgatgatggtgaacctcttcatcttcatcctAGTCTCCCGTCACGGCAGCCGGGACAAGAACGACCGCTTGAAGGTCATCGTCTCGAAGTCGTTCTGGAACAAAATGGTGCCCAGTGCGGCTTACTGGAACCGCCAGCAGCAGGTATTGGACTTTTGGAACAACCCCATCCTGTCCAATCACAGCCAGGGGGGCTTGCCAGACTGGCTCAACGGCACCCAGGTGGACTTGGACCCCTGTCGGCCCAATTTCAGGGTTAGCACTCAGGTGAAAGACTACAACTCTTTGCCCGAGCGTTTCAAGGACTTCCTGCTTTACATGCGCTGCCGCTCGTACCCCATCCTGGTAGACCAGCCCGACATCTGCAAGAAGCCCCCCTTCCTGCTTCTGGCCGTTAAATCGCTGGCGCTGCATTTCGACCGTCGCCAGGCCATCCGCCAGTCGTGGGGGCGGGCAGGCGTTGTGGGCAATCGCACCGTGGTCACCGTCTTTCTCCTGGGCCAAGCCACAGCAGGAGACGACTATCCGGATGTGTCGGAGATGCTGTCGTACGAGAGCGCCCGCCACCGGGACATCCTCCAGTGGGATTATCGGGATTCCTTCTTTAACTTGACCATCAAGGAGGTTCTGTTCCTGGACTGGATTCAGACGCGCTGTCCTGACGCCAGCTTCATCTTCAAAGGCGACGATGACGTCTTCGTCAACACCTACAGCATGCTGAGCTTTCTTGACCACCTGTCAGAGCCCAAAGCCACCGACCTTTTTGTGGGCGACGTCATCACCAATGCGGGGCCACACCGGGACAAGAAGGTGAAGTACTTCATCCCGGAGAGCATGTACACAGGCTCCTACCCGCCTTACGCGGGGGGCGGAGGCTACCTCTACTCCAGGAGCGTGGCCGCTCGTCTGCACGCGGCTTCCCACCGCGTGGCGCTCTACCCGATAGATGACGTCTACACAGGCATGTGCCTGCTTAAGGTGGGGCTGGCCCCTGAGAAACACAAGGGCTTCAGGACCTTCAACATCGAGGAGAAGTACAGGAACAACCCCTGCGCCTACAAAAGCCTCATGCTCGTTCACCCGAGGACGCCGCAGGAGATGATGCGGATCTGGTCCTGGCTCAGCCAGCCGGACCTCAGCTGTCAGTGA